TGAAGGTTAAAGTACTGTCAACCCAGCGAACACCGGACGATCCCATTGTACTGAAGGTGGGTGTTCCTTCCTTTCTAATGGAGATGTTAAAAAGCAGGATAAAGCGGGAAGGAGTGGAACTTCACGGAAACGAAATACACCTTTACCCAAGAAAGATCTCCAGGGTATTCGAGGATCTCATAGTCCCAAATGTGGAACTCAAAGAGGACAGAATCATACTCCATGTGGAGGAGGCATGAATTCACTTTTCTGCGAGATCTGAAGTGGCCTTGCAATTTCTGAGGATGAAATATCTGGAAGCCTCTATCTGCTGTATGGCCTTCACGTATCCGTCCAGAAATTCCACGTAGTTTCTGTTTTCACCGTTTTCAATGGCAAGACTCTCGTCCAGCCTACCGTCCCAAGAGATTATGAAGATTCGATCGTCGTCTATGAACGAACCGTCTGGAACGTGGTATCTCAGTGCAACAAAGCCACGGGATGTGTTCAAAAGATCGTGTCCCATGAAAAATCCCTTCCTATACTCTATACCCATAACGTTGAGGATCGTTGGTAGAAAATCGATCTGTCCACCTGTGGTCTTCACAATGCGGTGCACACCACTTCCTGGTACATGAATCGCGAAGGGAACGTTGAGAGCCTTCTCAAAGGTGTACTCTCCCCCCAGGATCTTTGGCATGTTGACTCTGACTTCTCTGTTGAACGGGTACAGACCTGCATGATCACCGTAGAGAACGATCACCGAGTTGTCGTAGAGTCCTGTGCGCTTGAGTTCCTCAAGGAAAACTCCAAAGGCCTCATCCGCGTAGTGTATGGCCTGAAGATAGTGTCCAACTACGGTGTCACTTATCTTTTCCGGAAGGTTCAGTTTCCTGTGCTCTTCAGGAATGACAAAAGGAGTGTGGCTCGATATGGTGATCAGAAAAGCGTAGAAGGGTTTTGGTGAGTTTTTTAGTTTTTGAACGGCCTGTTTGAAGAAAGAAACGTCTGCAAGCCCCATTCCAAAGATTTCGTCCTGTTTGAAATCCTCAAGACTCGCAAACTCATCAAATCCTATATGCCTGTAAACCTCTTCTCTGTTCCAAAACCAGGCAACGTTTCCATGGAACACGATCGTGTAGTAGCCGTTCGACTTCATTATTTTTGGAAGTGTTGGAAGCCCAATCACAGGGTACTCTTCGTAGACCACGGCATCTCCCAGGGTGTGAAGAGAGGTGTTCACGACAAATTCAGCGTCCGCCGTGTTTCCACTTCCCACCTGTTGATAACACCTTGAAAAGTAAATCGTGTCTCTATCTTCCAGAAAGGCGTTTATGTTCGGCGTGATCTCCTGCCCGTTCACCGTGAGTCCAACAACGAAGTTCTGGAGTGACTCCATCTGAACAACTATCACGTTCTTTCCTTTTCCAATCCCGAAGAATTCCTTCTGTAAGTTGTTTTCTTTTACCTCCATTCTAGGAACTTCTTCGGCTTTGTTTTCTCTTTTCTCTTCAGGAGAAAAAAGGTCAATTATATCCTGAAGGTGATAGGAAAACATACCGTATCTGTTAAAGACGAACTTCGGTTCCAGACGCTGAGATGTATGAATGGCCGCTATGAAAGTGAAGGAAGTCAGTATCAGGCTCAGCGTGAGAAAACTGCCAGATTTTCCTCTCTCCTTAAAGAGAAACCACACGAAAGGAAGATCCGCCACAAAGAAAAGGGAATAAACGTCGATGAAATATTTTATGTCCCCTCCAAGGTCACCCACCTGGGGAATCAGGGTTATTTCCCTTATGGAAGGAAGGTTTCCAAAATTCTGGAAATACAGATAATCAACGAAAAGCAAAAGGGAGAGCACAATGTAGAGGAATCTGTGCCCTCCCTTGAAGATCAGAAACAGTATCAAAAGCCAGCCGGCCGTACTGAAAACAATCGAAACGCTGAAAGAGTTCAGAGTGACCGCATAGAACAGAACCAGTTTAACGGCAAAAAGAACCATCAAAAAGTAACTGTTCATCGTTTATTCACCCGTTGCTGTAGATGGTGTTGATTCTTCTGTTTCCAGTTCCTTCAAAAGCGATTCCACCTGGTTGTAGGCAGACTCATAATCTATGAAACTTGGATCCAGGTTTTTCATCTCATCGAGGTAGAACTTTGCAGATGTTGGGTCCTTCAGTGCAAGACTCATATCGTAGAGCATGTAGTAAGAATCGAGTCTCATATCCGTAGAAGCATCTGTGGCGTTGGCCACGGTATAGAGTCCAAGCATAGTTCTGAGAACCTGATTTGGATCGTAACTTCCCATCGACAAATAGGGCTTGATTTGATTGTACAGGTTGGAATAGTAGTTATATCTTATGTTGATGTCGTTTGGATTCATCTGGTATGCGTACTCGAGAACGTACGTGGAGGACGGGTAGTTGGAATAGAGGTAGTTTACAACGGTTCTTTTTCGGTTCTCCACTGTATTTTTCTCGTTTTCTAGTTCCTGCTTCTTTCTGGCGACTTCCTCGAGTGAAAGTTCTCCGTACTTTTTCACAAGATCCTCATCGGGTTTTTGAGAGTTCTTGAGGGCTTCTTCGTACTGCGTCATTTCGGCTATCCGTTGAGTGAGATCTTGTATCTTCGTGTCGGAGAGGAGGACAAAGAGTGATTTCAACTCATCAGATGCTTCTTCAACCAGCCTATCTTCCTGAAAGAGAAGATCCGATAGTTTTTCGTAAAGCCCTTCTTCGTTTTTCAGGTATCTCCACCAGTACTCGAGCACCTGGACGTTGAACGCGTAGGACACATTCTCTTCTTTCATGAATTCTTCCAGCCACTTCTGGAATTTTTCCTGCTCCAGTTTCGTCTTCACTTCACTGTACGCATCGCTGTTTTCGAAGGCGTTGAAATCTGTGAGGACCGAAGAGGTTTTCACCCTGAACACGTACCACTGATCGAGGAAATAAAACGGTCCTACGATCGAACCCGGCGTGGCACTGAACAGAGCCGTGTCTATCTCTTCCGGGAAGATCCCCCTTGTGGCGTTTGAAAATGGCTGTACTGTGAGTCCCATGCTGGAAGCAGCCTCATCGAAATCCATTTCATTGGCTTTTGTCAGAAACTCTTGAACTGTTGAGCTGCTGTCGAACGATATGGCCTCCAAATCCACCCTGTCGTACTGGTTTTGAAGCTCCTCCTTGTTTTCCTCAAAGTACTGTTTTATCTCATCCTCACTGACAGCACCCACCGCTTCCTGGACCTTCTTCACCGTGAGTTGAACACGTATCTGCGGCTCAAGATAATCCTTCTCGTAGACTGAAAGGCTTCCATATCTTCTCTTTATTTGATCAAGCTGATTCTGATCGTTCTTTATCGTGTTAATAATACTCTTCACTTCCTGTTCTACTTCCTTTTTGGAGGGTTTTATGTTGTTTTTCTCCGCGTAATAGAGGATCACCTTTTGCTGGAGGAACACATCTGCTATCAATGCCTTGAGCCTGGGTTCCTCAAACAGGGGATCTAAAGAGTTGATCCTGTAGGAACTGAGCAGATTTGAATAATAGTCGTTCACTTCCCAGGGCATGAGCCAGTAAGTAGGATCGGTGAGCGCTGTACCATCTTTTGTGATGTAGGCAAGGCTCTGGTCCAGGGTATAGTTCACATTCCTTGGGGTGCCTCTCAGGTTTATCGACACAGACCACCAGATCATACCCGCAACGAAAGCGATGGCAATCACCCAGATGATGACTCCCTGCCATTTTTTCATCCACCTTCTCATTCCATGACCCCTCCTTCGAATTCCGCCTCTTCTTCCTCGAATTTCTTCGGTTTCACAAGTGGGAAGGGAATGACATCCCTTATTGTGGGAGAATCCGTGATGAACATGAAGAGTCTGTCAAGGCCGATGCCAAGGCCACCGGTGGGAGGCATGCCGTACTCGAGTGCCCTTACAAAATCCAGGTCCATCATGTGGGCTTCCTCGTCGCCTTCTTCTCTCATCCTCATCTGTTCTAAAAATCTCTGATACTGATCGATGGGATCGTTCAATTCGCTGAAAGCATTTGCAATCTCCCTTCCAAATATGATGAGTTCGAACCTTTCAGTGAGGCGAGGATCTTTCCGATGTCTCTTCGCAAGTGGAGAGATGTCAACGGGATGATCGATGATGAACGTGGGATTCACCAGTTCTTCCTCGACGATGTCTCTGAGTTTGTCTATGAGGTGTGCTCTGTTCTTTATCTCCACCTCAACACCGTGTTCTTCGAGTTTTTTCAGAAGAACTTCATCGCTGTCTTCGAGGATGTCAACTCCGAGTTTTTCTTTGAGAAAGTCCCTCATTCTCACCCTTTTCCAGGGAGGGGTGAAGTCTATTTCTTTACCCTGGTATGTGATCTTCAGAGTTCCACAGGTTCTTTTCACCACTTCCACTATCAGTTCTTCGGTGAGATTCATCATATCGTTGTAGTCTGCATACGCCTGGTATATTTCGATGCTTGTGAACTCAGGACTGTGCTTGTACGAAATTCCTTCGTTTCTGAAGTTTTTGCCTATTTCGTATATTTTTTCAAAACCACCGACGATCAGTCTCTTCAGATAGAGTTCCGGGGCTATTCTCAGGTACATGTCGACGTCGAAGACGTTCAGGTGCGTGACGAACGGTCTTGCCTCCGCACCGCCAGTGACGTAATGCAATATCGGTGTTTCAACCTCCACGAATCCTCTGCTGTTCAGGAACTCCCTGATCACTTTCATTGCTTCGAATCTTTTCTTGAACCTCTCGATTGCTTCATCACTCATGATCAGTTCCAGATACCTCTGTCTGTAGATGATCTCTTTGTCTTTGATACCGTGCCACTTCTCCGGAAGAGGTCTCAAGGCTTTGCTCAGGAGCGTGAAATCTTCCACGTAGATCGTGAGTTCTCCCGTTTTACTCTTGAACGGAAAGCCTCTTATTCCGACGAAGTCTCCTATCTTCACGTGCTTTTTGAAAAGCCCCATCCTGTCCTTCCCAACGGCATCTGCCCTTATGTAGGCCTGTATCCTTCCCGTGTCGTCCTTCAGATGGAAGAAGGCCGTTTTTCCATGATGGCGTATGGACATCACCCTGCCAGCAAAACTCAGTTTTTCGCTCTCCTGCACCTCTCCAGCCTGAAGGTGGTCGTATTTTTCTTTTATCTCTGAGGCCGTCATTTCCTTTTCAAAGCGATAGGGATAGGGTTCTATGTTCATGGAACGAAGTTCCTGGATTTCCTTGATGCGTTGTTCTTTGAACTCTTTGAGCACAAAACCACCTCCATTACCTGTTCGTTACCTCTACCACCTGATACCTCTGAACTCCACCCGGAGCCTTTACCTTAACGATGTCTCCCACCTTTCTTCCAAGAAGACTCTTTCCAAGCGGAGAGTCTGCGCTCAGCTTCTGGGCAAAGAAATCAGCCTCCTGTGGGGTGACGATCCTGAACTTGTGCTCTTCCCCCGTGTCGAGGTTTCTTATGGTAACCCACTTTCCGAGGGTCACCTCGTCTCCTTCCTCCGAATCTTCTATGATTTCAGCGTTACTCAAGATTTGCTCGATTTCCATGATCCTGCTTCCCACGCGGCCTTGCTCGTTTTTCGCTGCTTCGTACTCGGAGTTTTCAGAAAGGTCTCCCAGTTCTCTGGCTTCCTTTATTCTTTCGGAGATCTCGTACATGAATTTTCTTTTCAATTCCTCCAGTTCCTGTTTCAGCTTTTCGTACCCTTCACGGGTGAGACGCACCTTTTTCATTTCCCTTCGCCCTCCTTTTCCCTTTTGAGTTCCTTCACGATCTCCAGAAATTGATCAACTTCCCGGAAATCACGATAAACGGATGCAAATCTCACATACGCAACCTGGTCGAGTTTTTTCAACTCTTCCATGACGAGTTCTCCTATTTTTTTCGTCTCCACTTCGAAGAGGCCTTCTTCCCGAAGTTTCAGACAGATTCTGTTCACCGCTTCCTCTATCTGGTCGTAGGTGACAGGTCTTTTCTCACAGGCTTTTATCATACCATTTTTTATCTTGTTCCTATCGAATTTTTCTCTTCTGCCGTCCTTTTTTATGACGAGAACGGGGGCCTCTTCGTACCTTTCGTACGTGGTGAATCTTCTGCCACATGAGACGCACTCTCTTCTTCTCCTGATGGCGGCACCATCTAGAGTCGGCCTTGAGTCCAAAACTCTTGTGTCCATGGAACCACAAAACGGGCACCTCATTTTACATCACCGAACCTTTCGGCTATTTTAATGATCCTTTTCAACTTGGAGTACAGTTGAGACTTTGTAAGGTTCAACCTCTTTCCAAGTTCTCTCAAAGACAATTCCTTGTTCATCAAACGGGCAAGAGCCACTTTTCTCAGATCTTCCGGCAATTTATCCAGTCCCATCCTCCTCTGTATGAGTTCTATCGCCTTCACCTGTCTTGCCGTGCTTTCGGCGGTTCTGACAGCGTTTGCCTCTATGAAGTTCACCGTTCTGTTCACATCGCTTATCACCCTTCGTTCCGTCACTATCCGTTCTATCTCTCTCAGTTTCTCCTGAACACCGATGGCCTCGAGAAATGTCATAATGTCTCTTATAGATTTTATATAAAGCTTTCTCGTGTTTGGAAGATCCACTACACCGGAGTTTACGTTAAAAAAGAATTTCAAGGCTTTTTTTGTGAATACAAGAACGTCTTCTTCGAACAGGTTGATTTCCAGATGATAATGGTGTTTTGGATCCGTCATGGAACCTCCTCCAAGGAAGAGGCCCCTCAGAAATGACACAAAAAGAGCAACATCAGAAAAAGGATCGATCTGCATGAAACTTTCCGAATATTCGGTCATGATTTTTATAAATCTCTTCCTTATGTTGTAGGATTTCTCCACGACTATCTCCACAACGGGAACGGATATGTACTTCATTAAGTTCAAAAGCCGCCTCGAGGCGGCAAAGGAATGGAGCGAAAAGACGAGTTGCCTTTTTTTGACGTCGAAATCTCCCCTCGCCTTTATAAAGCCAAGAAGTTCTGATCTGGCCTCATCACGACTTCCAAAAGGTATTTTGACGAGTTCTTCCTTTATCTCTTCTGAAAAAGTGCGCCTCAGAAGGATCACCACCTCGAGATCCTCTCTATAACACCGGCAAGTCTCAGGAAATCATGGCGTACCTTTTTCTTTCCGTCCAGTGGATCTACGATCTCTGTCAGGAGGGGTTCTGCGATGACTGTGTTCTGCGTGTTTTCCACATCTATCTCTACAAAATCACTCCCTTCCTTTCTGTACCTTTCGAGAACTTCTGGAGATGGCCTTTTTGTGTTCACCACCACAAAATCCAACTTCTCTTCGAGATATCTTTCGAGTTCTCTTACGTGATCGGAAACCCTGTAGCCTGTTGTCTCACCAGGTTGTGTCATGAGGTTGCATATATAAACCTTCCTGGCCTTTGATCTCTTTATCGCTTCTTTCACACCTTTCACCAGTACGTTAGTTATGATGCTCGTGTAGAGACTTCCTGGTCCGAACACGATCATTTCCGCTTCAAGTATCGCTTCTGTCACTCCAGGTAGAGCTTCTATAGGTCTGTCAAGCCATACTTTCGCTATCTTTCCGTTCTTTTTGACTATGTTCGTTTCACCTGTTATTTCTTCTCCGTCTTCGAACCTTGCCACAAGTCTTGCGTGATCTTCACTCACGGGAAGCACTCTTCCTCTTATGGCCAGCACCTTCTCCAGGGTTCTTATGGCCTCAGAGAAGCTTCCTTCAATCTTGGTGAGTGCTGCTATGATGAGGTTTCCAAGACTGTGCCCTTTCAAAGATCCTTCCATGAAACGATAATTCATGAGTTTTGCCAGAAGGTCCTCATCTTCAGCGAGTGCAACGATGTTATTTCTGACGTCACCTGGTGGAGGTACGTTCAGTTCTTTCCTGAGTTTTCCAGAGCTTCCCCCCTCGTCCGTTACAGAAACGACAGCGGTTATTTCGAAGGATGAAAGGTGTTTTAAGCCCTTCAGCAGGGTGGAAAGTCCCGTACCTCCCCCTATCGCGACCACCTTCATCTTCACACCTTCTCCAGATCTCTATGTTTCTCAACAACCGAAAATCCTTCTTTTTTCAACATTTCAGCGATTCTGTGGGCAATGTAGACGGATCTGTGCCGCCCACCGGTACACCCAACACCCACCGTCACGATCCTTCTGCCAGATCTTTGATATTCTTTCACTGCTATATTTACCGTCTCAAAGATCTTATTTACGAATTCGTCCACAAGGGAGTATTTTTTGAAATACTCCTCTACTTCCCTGTCAAGGCCTGTCTTTTGGGAAAGCTCTGGCACGTAGTGAGGATTGGGAAGAAATCGCACATCGAATATGAAATCTGCGTCCATTGGTATCCCATGCTTGAATCCAAAACTCAATATTCTGACGGAGATTCCACCGGATTGGTTCATGAGTGACTGTCCCAGGATTTCCCTCAACTGGTGGGAAGTCATCTTCGTTGTGTCTATAACAAAGTCGGCTATTTCTTTAATTGGCAGCAGAATCTGTCTCTCTTTTTCAATAGCCTCTTCGAGCCCGACATCGTTTCTCTGAAGAGGGTGTTTTCTTCGGGTTAGTGCGTATCTTCTCAGAATCTCTTCTTTTGAAGCCTCAAGGAAAACGATCAAAGCGTTTGTTCTTTTCTTTATCTTCTCTATCGCTTCAACAGGATCACTGAAATGTTCACTCCGTGCGTCCACTGCTATCGCCATCTTTTCAAGATCTGAACTCAAGAAGAGCTTCAGGAGTTCTTCCAATATGATTCCCGGCACGTTGTCCACACAGAAATATCCGAGATCTTCAAGAAAACCCATAGCGGTCGTTTTTCCTGCACCGGATAGACCTGTTACCACCACTACTCGCTTCAAGGTGCATCTTCACCGTCCTTTAAAACGTAAGAGATCTTCTTTTTGAGTTCCCTGATCTTTTCTGCCATCTTCATGTTCTCCAGAACAGAGTTTGCCAGCATAACAAAGAGGATGTGATCTATCCCCACTTCATCCACATATTCTTCGTATCGTTTGAAATCCTTCTCTATCCTTTCTATGGTTCTTCTCACTATCTCCGTATCTTCGTCTGTGATCAGGTTGTACACTCGCTTTCCAAGTCTAACGCTCACTTTCTTCTTCATCCTGTATCATCTCCTGATTGGCCGTGAAGGAGAGGAATCTTTGAATCTTTTCCACTAAAGTGTTTAGAGAACGCTTGTGGTTTTCCAATGTCTTTTCCAGTTGTTCCTTTTCTTTTTCAAGGACGAGAATTTTCTCGTTGAGTTGTTTTACTTTGCTCCACAGTTCTCTGTTCTCTTCCTCGAGCTTTCTGTAGTTCTCTATCATTGTGTCGAGCATCTTTTCCAGATCCTCGATCTCTTTCATCACATTCCCCCCTTCGTGACTATATTAACACATCCCGAACCGTTTTTGGGTTCAGTTCCTCAGGCACTTCGACGCCTCGGAGCAGAAACCTTGCCCCCGTTTCCGTGTAGATCATCTCCACAAGATCCAGTTTTTTCGTCTCGATGATCCTGAACACACTGTTCAGTTCGGAAAAAGTGGCTTCAACCTCAAACTCCTTCATGAGACTGAGTGATCGCAATTTTGCCTCCGCCACCGCAAGTTCTGCGGCTGCTGAATATGCCTCTATTAGTCCTCTGACACCCAGTTTTACTCCTCCAAAGTACCTTGTGACCACGATGGCAGTGTTCATCAGGTTGTGCTTTTTCAGAACACCAAGGATCGGTCTTCCAGCCGTCCCGCCAGGCTCTCCATCGTCCGAGCAGTGTTCGAGTATTCCCTCTGTTGAAAAAATCCTGTACGCCCAGCAGTTGTGTGTAGCGTCTCTTTTCGATATTTCCTTCAGTTTTTTGCGGAAATCTTTCTCATCTTTCACAGGAAATACTGTTGCGTAGAACTCCGATCTTTTCACGTTGATTCTTTCGCTGTGTGGACTCACAACCGTTTTCCACTCCACCAGATCTCTACCTCCGTTTCCAGATCAACTCCGTATCTTTCCTTCACCTTTTTTCTCACAAAATCTATGAGTTGGATCACATCCTTGAAGGTTGCGCCTCCAACGTTCACGATGAAACCAGCATGCTTTTTCGATATCTGTGCTCCTCCGATCGTGTAACCTTTCAATCCCAGAGATTCTATTGCCTTTCCCACGTAAAAATCGTTTCTGGGACGCTTGAACACACTGCCGGCACTCGGCAAATCGATTGGCTGCTTTTCCAGACGTTTTTCCAGAAAATCGTCCATCCTTTTTTTTATGAGGTCTTTTTTTCCTCTTCTAAAGAGCATCTCGACGCGTGTTATGATCATCTTTTCTCTCTTGAAAATGCTGTCTCTGTATCCAAAGGACAGTTCACTTTTCGAGATCCAGTACCTTTTCCCTTCTTTCAGAACTTCGACTGCCTCAACAAACTCTCCGATCTCTTTCCCATAGGCTCCTGCGTTCATGTACACAGCTCCACCAACACTTCCAGGAATTCCGTACGCGAACTCGAGCCCTTCGAGTTCTGCCTCCATCAGAATCAGACAGAGTCTCTTCAACGGCGTTCCACTTTCGACGACAACTCTTTCTCCCTCGATCTCTACTTGATTGAGTCTCTCTGTCTTCAAGACGGCAATTTCAAGATCTTCATCCTGAACCAGAAGGTTCGTTCCAAGTCCCATAATTTGAAATGGAATAGTTTTACTCAAAAGTTCAACTGCTTTTTCGAGGGATACAACATCGTTCGGAAGAACAAGATACCTGACCTTTCCACCTATTTTCATGCTGGTATGACAGGATAGTTTTTCAAACATCCTGACATCGCATCCTGCTTTGTAGAGATCAGAGAACATTTTGTCCAATTTACATTCCCTCCTTATAGTATAATTTCAAACTGGGAGGTGTTGACTTGAAAAACTTACTCGATCTTTCCTACGATGAACTGGTCAGCGAAATCACTGGTCTTGGACTTGAGCGCTACAGAGCGGATCAAATTCTGGACTGGGTGTTCGACAAAAAGGTGAATAACTTCGACGAAATGACGAATCTTTCAAAGAAACACCGTGCTCTGTTGAAAGAGCACTTCACCATTCCTTTTTTGAAGCTCCTGGAAAAGAGGGTTTCCAAGATAGATGGTACCACCAAATTCCTGTGGGAACTCGAGGATGGTAACACGATAGAGTCCGTGATGATCTTCCATCCAGGCAGAATAACAGCGTGTATCTCCACACAGGTTGGTTGTCCTGTCAGGTGCACGTTCTGTGCCACGGGAATGAGCGGATTCGTGCGAAATCTCACCACAGGAGAGATCGTTTCACAGATTCTCTCCATGGAGAAAGAAGAGGAAAAGAAGATAGGAAACGTTGTTTACATGGGAATGGGAGAGCCGCTGCTCAACTACGAGAACACGATAAAAAGCATAAGAATCCTCAACCACAAAAAGATGGGAAACATAGGAATCAGAAGGATCACGATTTCGACTGTGGGGATACCGGATAAGATCATCCAGCTGGCCGACGAAGGACTCGATATAAAACTCGCACTTTCTCTTCACGCTCCCACAAACTTCAAGAGAGATCAGCTCGTTCCACTGAACAGGAAGTATTCTGTGGAGGAGATTTTGAACGCTATCAAGATGTACCAGATGAAGACGGGAAAGCGAGTGACAATAGAGTACGTTTTGATAAGAGGCGTGAATGATGAGATAAGCGATGCAAAAAAACTTGCCGAAATACTCAAAGGACTGAAGGTGTTCGTTAACCTGATCCCTGTGAACCCGACCGTGGCTGGCCTTTCGAGACCTTCCAGACAGCGCATATTGGCCTTCA
This DNA window, taken from Thermotoga sp. SG1, encodes the following:
- the rlmN gene encoding 23S rRNA (adenine(2503)-C(2))-methyltransferase RlmN, which codes for MKNLLDLSYDELVSEITGLGLERYRADQILDWVFDKKVNNFDEMTNLSKKHRALLKEHFTIPFLKLLEKRVSKIDGTTKFLWELEDGNTIESVMIFHPGRITACISTQVGCPVRCTFCATGMSGFVRNLTTGEIVSQILSMEKEEEKKIGNVVYMGMGEPLLNYENTIKSIRILNHKKMGNIGIRRITISTVGIPDKIIQLADEGLDIKLALSLHAPTNFKRDQLVPLNRKYSVEEILNAIKMYQMKTGKRVTIEYVLIRGVNDEISDAKKLAEILKGLKVFVNLIPVNPTVAGLSRPSRQRILAFKKILLENGIEAEIRQEKGSDIEAACGQLRLKRKVSSP